In Achromobacter spanius, the following proteins share a genomic window:
- a CDS encoding TetR/AcrR family transcriptional regulator gives MSLELSPRALEIVEQTRLLLGAGGYHGFSYADVSERVHIGKPSIHHHFPTKADLVLTVVSHHRAQARQGLAALDQHVPDPRARLTAYADYWATCIREGTMPMCICAMLAAELPMIPPPIADEVRAYFGELTAWIASVLERGVSQGQFRLRDNVEADAQTFMSTLHGAMLTARALGDPKVFATISSAAIKQLAAST, from the coding sequence ATGAGCTTGGAGCTTTCCCCCCGCGCCCTTGAGATCGTCGAGCAGACCCGGCTGCTGCTGGGCGCCGGTGGTTATCACGGGTTCAGCTACGCCGATGTGTCCGAACGGGTGCATATTGGCAAGCCCAGCATCCATCATCACTTCCCCACCAAGGCGGACCTGGTCCTTACCGTGGTGTCGCATCACCGCGCGCAAGCCCGGCAGGGCCTGGCGGCGCTGGACCAACATGTGCCGGACCCGCGTGCGCGCTTGACCGCCTATGCCGACTACTGGGCCACCTGCATCCGCGAGGGCACGATGCCCATGTGCATCTGCGCCATGCTGGCCGCAGAATTGCCGATGATTCCCCCACCCATCGCGGACGAGGTCCGCGCCTATTTCGGCGAGCTGACGGCGTGGATCGCGTCGGTGCTGGAACGCGGTGTGTCGCAAGGCCAATTCCGGTTGCGCGACAACGTCGAGGCAGACGCGCAAACGTTCATGTCGACCTTGCACGGCGCGATGTTGACGGCGCGCGCGTTAGGCGACCCCAAGGTATTCGCCACGATTTCAAGCGCGGCCATCAAGCAGTTGGCCGCCTCGACCTGA
- a CDS encoding RidA family protein produces the protein MLKRVTTQPDNYAPFLLSQGIQFGNLLFISGQAGAADDGKIVEGGFMAQGEQAFSNLRRALEAGGSSLDDVIKVTIFVTDMGHFKDVVALRRRFFSAPYPADTIAEIKALYDPAAMIEIEAIAAVRHQEGN, from the coding sequence ATGCTGAAACGTGTCACGACTCAACCCGACAACTACGCGCCCTTCCTGCTGTCGCAGGGCATCCAGTTTGGCAACCTGCTTTTCATCTCGGGCCAGGCGGGTGCCGCCGATGACGGCAAGATTGTGGAAGGCGGCTTCATGGCGCAAGGCGAGCAGGCCTTCTCCAACCTGCGCCGCGCGCTGGAAGCCGGCGGCTCCAGCCTGGACGACGTCATCAAGGTCACCATCTTCGTGACCGACATGGGGCACTTCAAAGACGTGGTGGCCTTGCGCCGCCGCTTCTTCTCGGCGCCCTATCCGGCCGACACCATCGCGGAAATCAAGGCCTTGTACGACCCCGCCGCCATGATCGAAATCGAGGCCATTGCGGCCGTGCGCCACCAAGAGGGCAACTGA
- a CDS encoding LysR substrate-binding domain-containing protein — MHRRTLPLSALRAFEAAARLGSFKAAATELAVTPTAVSHQIRALEAQTGLALFDRQVRKVALTEAGAQLFPVLRDGFDAFEATLARLTQPRTRVLVSISATNAFTVKWLVPRMSDFRSQHPGIDLQLQASDELADLRSTAVDIAIRYGRGPYPGLVTQPLFTDRFAPVANPRLGVTSPADLARLPLIRFDWKQAHPENPTWERWFAVAQLPQPQQASQLRFSDEGHAIQAAVAGHGIALVSLALIADELAAGHLVQPFGPEIDGHTYHLATHADRPSSAPVQTVAEWLRAQARAENS; from the coding sequence ATGCATCGCCGCACCCTTCCGCTATCTGCGCTGCGCGCCTTCGAAGCCGCCGCCCGCCTGGGCAGCTTCAAGGCCGCCGCCACCGAACTGGCGGTGACACCAACCGCCGTCAGCCATCAGATTCGCGCACTGGAAGCCCAAACCGGCCTGGCGCTGTTCGACCGCCAGGTGCGCAAGGTGGCGCTGACCGAAGCGGGCGCGCAGTTGTTCCCGGTGCTGCGCGACGGCTTCGATGCGTTCGAAGCCACGCTGGCCCGATTGACGCAACCGCGCACGCGCGTTCTAGTCAGCATCTCCGCCACCAATGCGTTCACCGTGAAGTGGCTGGTGCCGCGCATGAGCGATTTCCGCAGCCAGCATCCCGGCATCGACTTGCAGTTGCAAGCCAGCGACGAGCTTGCCGACCTGCGATCCACGGCGGTCGACATCGCCATCCGCTACGGCCGAGGGCCGTATCCCGGCCTGGTCACGCAACCCTTGTTCACCGACCGCTTCGCCCCCGTGGCGAATCCCCGCCTGGGCGTCACCTCGCCGGCAGATCTGGCGCGCCTGCCCTTGATCCGTTTCGACTGGAAGCAGGCGCATCCCGAAAACCCAACCTGGGAACGCTGGTTCGCCGTCGCGCAATTGCCGCAGCCGCAACAAGCAAGCCAGTTGCGCTTTTCAGATGAGGGGCACGCAATACAAGCGGCCGTGGCCGGCCATGGCATTGCGCTGGTCAGCCTGGCGTTGATTGCCGACGAGTTGGCAGCCGGCCACTTGGTGCAGCCATTCGGACCCGAGATTGATGGGCACACTTATCACCTGGCCACCCATGCCGACCGACCGAGTTCCGCGCCGGTTCAGACGGTGGCGGAGTGGTTGCGTGCGCAGGCCAGGGCTGAAAACAGTTAA
- a CDS encoding NADH:flavin oxidoreductase, with protein MNTPVDRPVSNTPTTQAGLFTPLRIGAALSLPNRLAVAPMTRVSATADGHATTLMADYYEAFAAGGFGLVITEGIYTDKAYAQGYLFQPGLADDAQRDAWRAVVDRVHGQGGRIVAQLMHAGALSQGNPYRDTAKGPSAALPKGQQMAFYRGVGPYRLPEAMTADDIAEAIDGFAQAARRAQEAGFDGIEIHGANGYLLDQFLTAHTNVRDDRYGGSLDQRLRLTVDVIQAVRQATSAPFVVGVRASQGKVNDFTHKWEGGEADAAHIFRTLGAQPIDYLHTTEFEAWRPAFGEHGESLAALARKQVSVPVLANGSLHDAAQAEGILARQEADFVSLGRGALTHADWPARLRAGLAHEAFDRGLLAPIADLANAIRHRAQRQPCIADVAAG; from the coding sequence ATGAACACGCCTGTCGATCGTCCGGTAAGCAACACGCCGACAACGCAAGCGGGGCTGTTCACGCCGCTGCGGATAGGTGCGGCGCTAAGCCTGCCCAATCGTCTCGCCGTTGCGCCCATGACGCGCGTCAGCGCCACGGCGGACGGCCACGCCACGACGTTGATGGCCGATTATTACGAGGCCTTCGCGGCAGGCGGCTTTGGCCTGGTGATTACCGAGGGCATCTATACGGACAAGGCCTACGCGCAGGGCTATCTCTTTCAACCGGGGCTGGCCGACGATGCGCAGCGCGATGCGTGGCGCGCCGTAGTGGATCGCGTGCACGGCCAAGGTGGCCGCATCGTGGCGCAGTTGATGCATGCGGGCGCGCTGTCGCAGGGCAACCCCTATCGCGACACGGCCAAGGGCCCTTCGGCGGCGTTGCCGAAGGGGCAGCAGATGGCTTTCTATCGTGGCGTAGGGCCGTACCGCCTGCCCGAGGCGATGACGGCCGATGACATCGCCGAGGCCATCGACGGGTTTGCACAAGCGGCGCGGCGGGCGCAAGAGGCCGGGTTCGACGGTATTGAAATACACGGCGCCAACGGCTATCTGCTGGACCAGTTTCTGACGGCCCACACCAACGTGCGCGACGACCGCTATGGCGGAAGTCTGGACCAGCGGCTGCGCTTGACGGTGGATGTCATTCAGGCGGTGCGGCAGGCCACGTCGGCGCCATTCGTGGTGGGCGTGCGTGCTTCGCAAGGCAAGGTGAACGACTTCACGCACAAGTGGGAAGGCGGCGAGGCCGACGCGGCGCACATCTTCCGCACGCTAGGTGCGCAGCCCATCGACTACCTGCACACGACTGAATTCGAGGCCTGGCGTCCTGCCTTCGGTGAGCATGGCGAGAGTCTTGCCGCATTGGCGCGCAAGCAGGTTTCCGTGCCGGTGCTGGCGAACGGCTCCTTGCATGACGCCGCGCAGGCCGAAGGAATTCTGGCCAGGCAAGAGGCGGACTTCGTGTCGCTGGGCCGGGGGGCGCTGACGCATGCCGACTGGCCCGCTAGGCTGCGCGCGGGTCTGGCGCACGAGGCATTTGATCGCGGTCTGCTGGCGCCGATTGCCGACCTGGCCAACGCGATTCGTCATCGCGCCCAGCGTCAGCCTTGTATTGCGGACGTGGCGGCGGGTTAG